Within the Aeromicrobium sp. Root236 genome, the region GACGGGATCAAGGTGCTTCCGGGGATCGTGCCGGTCATCGGCTCGACCGAGGCGGAGGCCCAGCAGCTCGCGCAGCAGCTGGACGACCTGCGGGTCCCCGAGTACGGCCTGCTGCAGCTGTCGACGATCCTCGAGGTGCCGGCCGAGTCGTTGGCGCTCGACGAACGGCTGCCGCGGTCGGTGGTCGACCGGCCGACGGTTGAGGGCTTCCAGAGTCGCGCCGACCTGATCGTCGAGCTCGCGACGCGGGAGGACCTCACGGTCCGCCAGGTGCTGTCGAAGCTCGGCAGTGGTCGCGGTCACCACACCGTCGCCGGGACGCCCGAGCAGGTTGCCGACACGATCACGACGTGGTTCGAGAACGGTGCGGCGGACGGGTTCAACGTCATGGGCCCGGCGTTGCCGTCAGGCCTCGAGGCGTTCATCGAGCACGTGCTGCCGATCCTGCGCTCACGCGGGCTGTTCCGCGAGGACTACACAGGCAGCACGCTGCGGGAGCACTACGGCCTCGAGAAGCCCGCCAACCAGTTCCACGCCCGGGAGCTGGCCGGGGTCTGACGGAGCGCGCCGCGACGCGCCGAGATTTGGCCTCGGATCCACCTCGGGTCCAGGCTCCGTGGTGGTTCACCCGCCACATCGCGGTCGCCTCAGTCGTATCGTGGCCGTCGGGGGTGGTCGCGATGGACAAGGTGCGCAGGCGAGGGCTGGTCGCGATGGTGGCGCTGGCCCTCGCCGGGGCGGTCCTGCTGGGCCTCGCCTTGTGGGTCACGGTGTGGTTGTTCACCGACGTCCTGGTGATCAAAGGTGCGTGACGGGTCCGCGAGATTCGGATGCAGTTGCACCACGAAGTGAGCCTTCGTGGTGCACCGGAATCCACATCTCGGCGACTCAGCCCAGGACTTGGTCGAGGTAGTCGTTGGTGAAGGTGCGGTGCGGGTCGAGCTCGTCCCGTACGCCGACGAAGTCGCCGAACCGGGCGTAGCGCTCGGCGAAGTACGAGGCGTCGAGCGTGTGGAGCTTGCCCCAGTGCGGGCGGCCCTCGTGCGCCGTGAAGATGTCCTGGGCGGCGGCGAAGTACGCCTGGTAGTCGCTGCGCCAGTACTGGTGCACCGCGACGTAGCAGTTGTCGCGCTCGTGGCCGGTCGAGAGCCACACGTCGTCGGCGGCGGTGAAACGTACCTCGATGGGGAACGAGATGTTCTCGTGTCCGGCGCCGAACCACGCCTTGAGCTCGGCGAGCACCAACGGCAGCGCCTCTCGCGGCATCGCGAACTCGGACTCCCGGAAGCGTACGGTCCGCGACGACACGAACACGTTGAACGAGTCGTCGACGTACTCCCTGGCACTGAGCACCGAGGCGGCGACGGAGTTGACCCGCGGGATCCACGAACGCTTGCGGGCGACGACGCGGTTGAGCCCCTCGAACACCGTGTTGCTCAGGAACTCGTCGTCGAGCCAGTGCCTGAACCGGCCGACGGGTCGGCGCTCGGTGCCCTCGGCCACGCGGTTGTTGCGCTTGGTCAGCGCCTTCTCGGTGTGCGGGAACCAATAGAACTCGAAGTGGTCGTTGTCGTCGACGAGCGCGTCGACCTGGTCGAGCACGTCCGGCAGCGCCATCGGCTCCTCGCGGGCGTGCAGCAGGAACGCGGGCACGCACTGCAGCGTCACCTCGGTCACGATGCCCAGCGCGCCGAGCGTGACCCGGGCGGCGCCGAACCACGGGTGACTCTCGTCGATCTCGAGCACGTCACCGTCGGCGGTCACGAGCTGCACGGCGACGACCGCGGCCGAGATGCCGAACAGCTTGCCACCCGTGCCGTGGGTGCCGGTCGAGACGGCGCCGGCGACGGACTGTGGGTCGACGTCGCCGAGGTTGGGCAGCGCGAGTCCGCGTGCCTTGAGCTGCGGGTTGAGGTCGTGCAGCGAGATGCCGGCCTGCACGCGCACGCGGCTCGTCGCCGAGTCGTGCGCGACGATGCGGTTCATCCGGTCGAGCCGCAGGAGCACGCCGTCGGTGGCGGCGATCGGCGTGAACGAGTGGCTGGCGCCGACGGCCTTGACCTTGAGGCCGCCGGCCTCGCGGACGATCCGCTGGACGTCGGCGGTCGAGGCGGGGTGCTCGACCCGTACGGGATGCGTCTCAACGCTGCGACTCCAGTTGGTCCAGGTCGTCATCCGAAGTTCTTGCCCTCTCCGCGATAGGTCGGCACACGGGTGACCACACCGTCGGCGGCGACCAGCGCGACCTCGTTGAAGCGCTCGCACATCTCGCCGGCCTTGGCGTAGCGCATGACCACCCGGTCGCCGATGTTCAGGTCGCGGGCAGCCGTGCCCTTGACTGGTGTTTGCACCTCGCCGGCGCCCTCGGTGCCGATCGCCTTGAGCTCTTCAGGCCAGGTCGGCGTGGGCTGGCGGTTCTTGTTGGTCGGCCCCGAGGCGATGTATCCGCCGGCGAACAGCGTCGCGATGTCGGGAGCCGGCTTGCGTACGACCGAGAGCACGAAGTACGCCGCGGGTCGCGCCTCGAACGCGTCGTAGCCGTCGAACAGCGTCGGCGCGAACAGGCCGGAGCCGGCCGTGAGCTCGGTGATCGCCGGGTCCTGACCGGTGACCTCGAGGCTGCCGGTGCCGCCGGCGTTGACGATCTGGAGCTCGGCGTGCTGCGCGACTGCGTCGACGACCTTGGACCGCCGCTCCAGCAGGTCGGCGGCGGAACGCTTCTTGACCAGGCGTACGGCCGGCGAGGAGTCGGGCAGCCCGGCGATCTGCGCGTCGTAGAACATTACGCCGACGAGGTCGAAGCCCGGACGAGCGGCGATGGCCGCCGCGAGCGCGCCGGCCTGCTCGGCGGTGTGCACGGGGGAGCGGCGTACGCCGAGGTGCACCGGCCCGACCTTGAGCGAGGAGTCGACGTCGATGCACACCCGGATCGGCGGGTGGCCTGCCCCGAGCAGGCTGTCGATGTGGTCGAGCGACTCGGTGCTGTCGACCATCACCGTGATCTGCGCACGGCGGCGCTCGTCGGCGACGAGGTAGTCGAGCGAGCCGCGGCTCGTCGTTGGATAGGCCAGCAGGATGTCGTCGATGCCGTTGTCGACGAGCCAGTTGGACTCCGCGAGCGAGTAGGACATGACACCGGCGAAGCCCTCGCGCGCCAGCGTCCCCTCGAGGATCGACCTCACGCGTACGGACTTGCTGGCCACGCGGATCGGCACGCCGCCCGCCCGGCGTACCAGGTCGTCGGCGTTGGCCCACAGCGCCGGTTCGTCGATCACCGCGAACGGGGTGTCCAGGTCCTGTGTCGCGGCGAGCAGTCGGGCGTACGGGCTGGACGTTTGTGGCACCTCGTCAGTATGTCGCACGGCTGGTGCACGAATCGGTCACGGATACTGGACCGATGCGCAGGCTCACCCCACTCCTCCTGGCTGTGGCGATCGTGGTGTCGGGGTGCAGCTCCGGCTCGTCGGACCCCGAGCCGACGCCGACCGCGACCAGCAGTCGGCCAGTGACGCTGGCGTCACTCGGACTCGACTGGCCGACCGCACAAGGACGGCTGGTCGTGCCCAAGGTGCCTTCGGCTCCCGCCGGCTTCGACGACAAGACCCTCGGCCGCATGGCGACGGTGCTCGAGAAGTGGGCCCGGCTGAGCACGGTCGACGACGGCGGGTGGCACAGCGGCGACCCGCTCAGCGACGTCCGGACGGTGCTGCCCAAGGAGACCGCCGGAACGTTCGAGCAGCAGCTCCGGGGCCAGATCTCGCCTCACCTGGCTGTGGCGAACGTGTTCGGCGACGACGTGACGGTGGTCGGCTCGCCGATGATCACCACGGCGTGGCGTGTCGCAACCGAGAAGGACCAGGCCAACGAGCGGTTCGTACGCCTCGAGCTGCAGACACGTGCGGCGTACGAGGTGCGCATCGGCAACGGACCGAGCCGCGTCATCGGCGTGCTGCGCGTGCACAGCCTGACGGCGTACAAGGACACGACCGACGACTTCGGCATCGGCGGCGGGTGGCAGGAGTTCGGCGCCAGCGACTGCGCCCTCGCCCTCGACGACCAGCTCGTGCCCGACAGCGACCGCGAGCACGGCCTGAAGGATCTCAAGACGTTCATCAAGGTCGGCAACGGTACGAAGCTGGAGATGCCGGAGCTGCCGGTGGAGGACCAGGTCGATCCCGAGTTCCTCAAGCGCTGCCGCGACGGCCAGGTCTGACGCCTCCCGGTGGTTGAGGTGCGCAGGCCGCCTGCGGCCGGAGCCTCGAAACCACCACGCCTCTGACTCGCTACGATGGTCCCCGGGCTTCGGCCCGTACGCCTCTGTAGCTCAGTTGGTAGAGCGCCTCACTTGTAATGAGGATGTCGCGGGTTCGAATCCTGTCGGAGGCTCAGGGAAAATTCGGGTTCGATGAATTGGGCCGCGCACCCCCGGCGCTCCCCCGCCGGTTGAGGACCTCCAGATCGGCCCGATCGGCGCTGTCGCCGAGGTAGTGCACGTAGATCTGCGTCGTCTGCAGGGACGAGTGCCCGAGCCATGCTTGGACGGTCGAGATCGACACCCCGGAGGCCAGCCAGAGGCAGGCCGCGGTGTGCCGCAGGTCGTGCAGCCGCCGGCCTCGTCCGGTCGTGGCCCAGCGGATGGACCGTTTGAACCCGGCCGCGTGAAGCCGCCCGCCGCTGGAGGAGGTGAGCAGCAGGTCGTCGGCACCCTTGTCCTTCGCCATGCTGCGCACCAGCGGTAGCAGCTCCTCGGACAACGGGATGTGGCGCGTCCGACCGCTCTTGGTCGACTTGGCCTCGACCGACTCGGGTGCGGATCGGCGGACCACCAGCCGCGGCATCGGCACCTCGA harbors:
- a CDS encoding D-arabinono-1,4-lactone oxidase, producing the protein MTTWTNWSRSVETHPVRVEHPASTADVQRIVREAGGLKVKAVGASHSFTPIAATDGVLLRLDRMNRIVAHDSATSRVRVQAGISLHDLNPQLKARGLALPNLGDVDPQSVAGAVSTGTHGTGGKLFGISAAVVAVQLVTADGDVLEIDESHPWFGAARVTLGALGIVTEVTLQCVPAFLLHAREEPMALPDVLDQVDALVDDNDHFEFYWFPHTEKALTKRNNRVAEGTERRPVGRFRHWLDDEFLSNTVFEGLNRVVARKRSWIPRVNSVAASVLSAREYVDDSFNVFVSSRTVRFRESEFAMPREALPLVLAELKAWFGAGHENISFPIEVRFTAADDVWLSTGHERDNCYVAVHQYWRSDYQAYFAAAQDIFTAHEGRPHWGKLHTLDASYFAERYARFGDFVGVRDELDPHRTFTNDYLDQVLG
- a CDS encoding amino acid deaminase/aldolase, with product MPQTSSPYARLLAATQDLDTPFAVIDEPALWANADDLVRRAGGVPIRVASKSVRVRSILEGTLAREGFAGVMSYSLAESNWLVDNGIDDILLAYPTTSRGSLDYLVADERRRAQITVMVDSTESLDHIDSLLGAGHPPIRVCIDVDSSLKVGPVHLGVRRSPVHTAEQAGALAAAIAARPGFDLVGVMFYDAQIAGLPDSSPAVRLVKKRSAADLLERRSKVVDAVAQHAELQIVNAGGTGSLEVTGQDPAITELTAGSGLFAPTLFDGYDAFEARPAAYFVLSVVRKPAPDIATLFAGGYIASGPTNKNRQPTPTWPEELKAIGTEGAGEVQTPVKGTAARDLNIGDRVVMRYAKAGEMCERFNEVALVAADGVVTRVPTYRGEGKNFG